Proteins from one Prevotella sp. E2-28 genomic window:
- a CDS encoding inositol monophosphatase family protein, whose amino-acid sequence MNKQLQLESLAQAVSEIARRAGAYIREERLKFSLESVERKHAHDYVSYVDKGSERLIVSALRELLPEAGFITEEGTTKVDDGSNLQTESSDLTWVIDPLDGTTNFIHRYAPYAVSIALMEGHDVMLGVVYEICNDECFYAWQGGGAYVEVKDGMKVARCESLQVSKNKLEDALLCLQLPYDSDAYKPVIKHLIDSLYGNVGSIRMCGSAAMALCYVAAGRLDGYAEKHIGQWDFMAGALIVKEAGGTVTDYSGADDFTQGNSVVATNGVFQQDLLNVIQTA is encoded by the coding sequence ATGAATAAACAGTTACAATTAGAGTCGTTAGCACAGGCCGTTAGCGAGATTGCTAGACGGGCTGGCGCTTATATCAGGGAAGAGCGATTGAAATTTTCCTTGGAGAGTGTGGAACGTAAGCATGCGCACGACTATGTGTCGTATGTAGATAAAGGTTCGGAACGTCTGATAGTGAGTGCTTTACGTGAACTTCTGCCTGAGGCAGGCTTCATTACCGAAGAGGGAACGACAAAGGTGGATGATGGTTCAAACCTACAAACCGAAAGCTCTGATCTTACTTGGGTTATCGACCCTCTTGACGGTACTACAAACTTTATTCATCGGTATGCTCCTTATGCTGTGAGTATAGCCCTGATGGAGGGGCATGATGTCATGCTGGGTGTTGTCTATGAGATATGTAACGATGAGTGCTTCTATGCTTGGCAGGGTGGCGGAGCGTATGTAGAGGTAAAAGATGGGATGAAAGTGGCTAGATGTGAGAGCCTGCAGGTGAGTAAGAATAAGCTTGAGGATGCGCTGCTGTGTTTGCAGTTGCCTTATGATAGCGATGCCTACAAACCCGTAATCAAACATCTTATAGACAGCCTTTACGGAAACGTTGGCAGTATCCGTATGTGTGGATCAGCTGCTATGGCTCTCTGTTATGTAGCTGCGGGACGTCTGGATGGTTATGCAGAGAAGCATATTGGCCAATGGGATTTCATGGCAGGTGCGCTTATCGTGAAAGAGGCAGGCGGCACCGTAACCGACTATTCTGGTGCTGATGACTTTACGCAGGGTAATAGTGTCGTGGCTACTAATGGTGTCTTTCAGCAAGACCTCTTAAACGTTATTCAAACAGCATAA
- a CDS encoding Maf-like protein produces the protein MLENLKKYHIILASNSPRRRELLGGLGIPFEVKVLPDIEESYPADLPVSQIAEFIAREKALAYRDLMADNDLIITADTIVIVGDEVMGKPVDAADARRMLRKLSGVAHQVTTGVCLTTKQEQRHFSVTTDVTFKQLTDEEIDHYIEVYKPFDKAGAYGIQEWIGYIGVTSLNGSYFNVMGLPVQRIYTEISKM, from the coding sequence ATGCTTGAGAATTTAAAGAAATATCATATCATATTAGCCAGTAACTCGCCGCGTCGCCGTGAGTTGCTGGGCGGCCTGGGCATTCCTTTCGAGGTAAAGGTGCTGCCCGATATTGAAGAGAGTTATCCTGCCGACCTGCCCGTGAGTCAGATTGCCGAGTTTATTGCCCGTGAAAAAGCATTGGCCTATCGTGACCTGATGGCTGATAATGACCTGATTATCACGGCTGATACCATCGTGATTGTGGGTGATGAAGTGATGGGGAAGCCTGTTGATGCTGCTGATGCCCGCAGGATGTTGAGGAAACTAAGTGGCGTAGCCCATCAGGTAACTACTGGTGTCTGTCTGACCACGAAGCAAGAGCAGCGTCATTTCTCCGTGACCACCGATGTCACCTTCAAGCAACTTACCGATGAAGAGATAGATCATTATATTGAAGTTTACAAACCTTTCGACAAAGCAGGTGCCTATGGTATTCAGGAGTGGATTGGCTATATAGGTGTCACCAGCCTGAATGGCAGCTATTTCAATGTAATGGGCTTGCCCGTTCAGCGTATATACACAGAAATCTCAAAGATGTAA
- a CDS encoding HAD family hydrolase yields the protein MINYDLTKIKAIIFDIDGVLSAETITLGADGWPLRTVNIKDGYAIQLAVKMGLHVAIMTGANVESVRVRYEALGVQDIYVGCSVKIKTYEAFLDKYGLSEDEVMYMGDDIPDLEVMRRVGCPVCPKDACTEVKEVSLYVSHRDGGYGCGRDVVEQVLRAQGKWLKDEKAFGW from the coding sequence ATGATTAATTACGATTTGACCAAGATTAAGGCCATCATCTTCGATATCGACGGTGTACTCTCGGCAGAGACGATTACGCTGGGAGCTGACGGATGGCCTCTGCGCACGGTGAATATCAAGGACGGCTATGCTATTCAGTTGGCTGTTAAGATGGGCCTTCATGTAGCTATTATGACAGGTGCCAATGTGGAATCTGTGCGCGTGCGCTATGAGGCTTTAGGCGTACAGGACATCTATGTAGGATGTTCCGTGAAGATTAAAACCTATGAAGCCTTCCTCGATAAATACGGCCTGAGTGAAGACGAGGTGATGTATATGGGCGATGATATCCCCGACTTGGAAGTGATGCGCAGGGTAGGGTGTCCTGTCTGTCCTAAGGATGCATGCACGGAAGTAAAGGAAGTGAGCCTATACGTCAGTCATCGTGATGGTGGTTACGGTTGCGGTCGCGACGTCGTTGAGCAGGTGCTTCGTGCTCAGGGCAAATGGCTGAAGGACGAAAAAGCTTTTGGATGGTGA
- a CDS encoding Rossmann-like and DUF2520 domain-containing protein has protein sequence MDIVFVGAGRLATNLARALKDAGHHIVAVYSRTMTSAVALSDVVGGIPTDNIEALPMEADAFILSVKDSVLPSVITQLQKGREGQTFLHTAGSIPMTIFGCHQHCGVLYPMQTFSKEKQVDFSRVHFFIEGSDGQTLTLARNIASGVTTHVHELSSDERRFLHLSAVFACNFANHCYALSAKIMEAHGMSFDAMLPLIKETTDKVETMHPRDAQTGPAIRWDENVMAAQKALLADEPDMQQIYELMSKSIHILAND, from the coding sequence ATGGATATCGTATTTGTAGGAGCTGGCCGATTGGCCACTAATCTGGCGAGAGCCTTAAAGGATGCAGGTCATCATATTGTGGCAGTCTATAGTCGTACAATGACTTCAGCTGTGGCTTTGAGTGATGTAGTGGGAGGCATACCTACGGATAACATTGAGGCTTTGCCTATGGAGGCAGATGCCTTTATCCTTTCTGTGAAAGATTCTGTGTTGCCTTCTGTCATTACTCAGTTGCAGAAGGGCAGGGAAGGGCAGACGTTCCTTCATACAGCAGGGTCTATCCCCATGACGATCTTTGGTTGTCATCAGCATTGCGGTGTGCTCTATCCTATGCAGACCTTTTCAAAGGAAAAGCAGGTGGATTTCTCGCGCGTACATTTTTTTATAGAGGGAAGTGATGGGCAGACGTTGACTTTGGCGCGTAACATTGCCTCTGGGGTGACTACTCATGTACATGAGTTATCTAGCGATGAGCGTCGCTTTCTGCATCTGTCGGCTGTCTTTGCCTGCAACTTCGCAAATCACTGTTATGCCCTGTCTGCCAAGATTATGGAGGCTCATGGTATGTCCTTTGATGCTATGCTGCCATTGATAAAAGAAACCACAGATAAGGTTGAGACGATGCATCCGCGCGATGCCCAGACAGGCCCTGCTATCCGATGGGACGAGAATGTAATGGCAGCTCAGAAAGCATTACTGGCTGATGAGCCGGACATGCAGCAGATATATGAATTAATGAGTAAAAGCATACATATACTGGCAAATGATTAA
- a CDS encoding nitroreductase family protein translates to MTDFKTLAQIRRSHRKFTEQEIDGDDVKLILRAALMAPTSKGQRAWQFVVVDDKMDLEKLSDAKEMGGQFLKDAPLAIAVLGDPMQNDCWVEDGSIAAISMQYQAEELGLGSCWVQMRGRGLNDGTSADTVIRGILDIPENYNVLCVIAFGHKADERKPQNEDKLKWENVHIEKW, encoded by the coding sequence ATGACAGACTTTAAGACTTTGGCTCAGATTCGCCGCTCACATCGTAAGTTTACGGAACAGGAAATTGATGGTGATGACGTAAAACTCATCCTTCGTGCAGCCTTGATGGCACCCACCTCTAAAGGCCAGCGTGCTTGGCAGTTTGTGGTAGTAGATGACAAGATGGACCTTGAGAAACTCTCTGATGCAAAGGAGATGGGAGGCCAGTTCCTGAAGGATGCCCCATTGGCTATCGCTGTCCTGGGCGATCCCATGCAGAATGACTGTTGGGTAGAGGATGGCTCTATCGCAGCTATCTCCATGCAGTATCAGGCAGAGGAACTGGGACTTGGCTCTTGCTGGGTTCAGATGCGTGGCCGCGGACTCAATGACGGCACCAGTGCTGACACCGTGATTCGTGGTATCCTTGATATTCCTGAGAACTACAATGTGCTGTGTGTTATCGCCTTTGGTCATAAGGCTGACGAGCGTAAGCCTCAGAATGAGGATAAGTTGAAGTGGGAAAACGTACACATTGAGAAGTGGTAA
- a CDS encoding GNAT family N-acetyltransferase, producing the protein MSELSVNIYTKESHLPKGLHEENIFHSTRYFKLAKKTPRLKPYLVTIETADGTIAAQMLAMVRYRSSWFPPYLYRHCMITGEGVYHPDYDEQRATLFSMMLEKLTAKIGRWTLYLEVSHLSNKMFAYKQLRELHYFPVRWNSIHNSLHSRLPEERINERLQRRINQAYERGVITDEVKSEDDFKAFIKLLRHHNWLKPKRYIPADEFFRGLYKSDSGQLYVTRYHGHIIGCSAIVYSENQAYLWYSAFRRKSYVFLHPAEVTIWHAIKDSHAKGYEHIFFMDVGLPFRTNAFREFILSFGGKPTSSYRWFHCTIGWINSMLSWFYRD; encoded by the coding sequence ATGAGCGAACTATCCGTCAATATCTATACAAAAGAAAGCCATCTACCGAAAGGACTGCACGAAGAGAACATCTTCCACAGTACGAGGTATTTCAAGTTGGCTAAGAAAACGCCTCGACTCAAGCCATACCTTGTAACCATTGAGACGGCCGACGGTACCATTGCTGCACAGATGCTGGCTATGGTACGCTATCGTTCATCATGGTTTCCACCTTACCTATATCGCCACTGCATGATAACAGGAGAAGGCGTGTACCATCCTGACTATGACGAGCAGCGTGCCACTCTTTTCAGTATGATGCTGGAAAAACTCACAGCCAAGATAGGCAGATGGACACTATATCTGGAAGTGAGCCACCTAAGCAATAAGATGTTTGCCTACAAGCAACTGCGCGAACTGCACTACTTCCCCGTACGTTGGAACAGCATTCACAACTCCCTGCATTCACGCCTGCCAGAGGAGCGCATCAACGAACGATTACAGCGGCGCATCAACCAGGCATACGAACGTGGTGTCATCACCGATGAGGTAAAATCAGAAGATGATTTCAAGGCTTTCATCAAGCTGTTACGTCATCACAACTGGCTAAAACCCAAGCGATATATTCCTGCAGACGAGTTCTTTAGAGGATTATACAAAAGCGATAGCGGACAACTGTATGTTACTCGTTATCACGGACATATAATTGGATGCTCAGCTATTGTTTATAGTGAAAACCAAGCTTATTTATGGTATTCAGCCTTTCGCAGGAAGTCGTATGTATTCCTGCATCCTGCAGAAGTCACCATCTGGCACGCCATCAAAGATTCTCACGCAAAAGGCTATGAGCACATCTTCTTCATGGACGTAGGATTGCCGTTCCGCACTAACGCATTCAGAGAGTTTATTCTGAGTTTTGGTGGCAAGCCCACCAGCAGCTACCGTTGGTTTCATTGTACCATTGGATGGATTAACAGTATGCTATCATGGTTTTACCGCGACTAA
- a CDS encoding carboxypeptidase-like regulatory domain-containing protein: protein MTGLSVVAQSFTLKGKVTDEDGNGLELATVSCLKQAAVTMTNLKGEFQIKLQSADSVVVKFSMIGYKTRTRVLHNPKTTQTLIIQLQGLDELKEVVITKKKRQTDAMEQLDIKDIKATPSTSGNAVEELIQQQAGVSTHNELSSQYNVRGGSFDENSVYINNVEVYRPLLIRSGQQEGLSAINPDMVEKVGFSSGGFSAKYGDKMSSALDITYKRPKAFEATAMASLLGGSAYIGMSNKKFSMSHGLRYKTNRYLLGSLETTGEYRPNQLDYQTYITYEPNRSWTLELLGNISENHYNFKPKDRETSFGTMEDVKSFKVYFDGQEKDLFRTLFGTAGITRHLGDSTHVKLLWSAFHTKEQERYDIQGQYWLNDAQSSEQLGVGTYAEHARNYLTANVQSLKLIYNRRLRQHEIEAGLTYKWEHIKEQSREYEMRDSSGYSIPHTGNRLDMIYTLSSKNDIKSTRTEGYMQDILRWHHNDTHFTLNYGVRFANWSYNKETILSPRASLAIIPSFNQDITYRFATGIYYQAPFYKELRDTTTTAGITVVTLNKNIKSQRSVQFMAAMDYQFQMNQRPFKFTAEAYYKVLSNLIPYNVQNVKITYYGENLCSGYAAGLDLKLYGEFVPGTDSWISFSLMRTQQKMNGQWISIPTDQRYALNLHFTDYFPGTERWKMTLKLAYADGLPFGAPHRGLEGQNFRAPAYKRADIGMSYLAFDSKNAAKESIFKKVWLGVDCLNLFGISNVNSYYWVTDVTNRQWAVPNYLTGRQINGKIIFDL from the coding sequence ATGACAGGCTTATCAGTCGTAGCCCAATCGTTTACATTAAAGGGAAAAGTAACCGATGAGGACGGCAACGGACTGGAACTGGCAACTGTGTCGTGTTTGAAACAGGCTGCCGTAACAATGACCAATTTAAAAGGCGAATTCCAAATCAAACTACAATCAGCGGATTCTGTAGTCGTGAAGTTCTCAATGATTGGCTACAAGACTCGTACCCGTGTGCTCCACAATCCAAAGACCACACAGACGCTCATCATCCAACTGCAGGGACTGGACGAGCTCAAGGAAGTGGTGATTACAAAAAAGAAACGCCAGACAGACGCCATGGAGCAGTTGGATATAAAGGATATTAAAGCCACGCCATCTACCAGCGGGAATGCCGTAGAAGAACTTATCCAACAACAAGCGGGCGTTTCGACTCACAACGAATTATCAAGCCAATACAACGTACGCGGCGGATCATTCGACGAGAACTCGGTATATATCAACAACGTAGAGGTGTATCGTCCCCTACTCATCCGCAGCGGACAGCAAGAAGGTCTTTCTGCCATCAATCCAGACATGGTGGAAAAAGTTGGTTTCTCTAGCGGCGGCTTCTCAGCTAAATATGGTGATAAGATGTCGAGCGCACTTGACATCACCTACAAACGACCAAAGGCTTTCGAGGCAACTGCAATGGCTTCTCTCTTAGGTGGAAGTGCCTATATTGGCATGAGCAACAAGAAATTCTCAATGAGTCACGGCCTGCGATACAAGACTAACAGATACCTACTCGGTTCCCTTGAGACTACAGGAGAATACAGACCTAATCAACTTGATTATCAGACATATATAACATACGAGCCTAATAGAAGCTGGACATTAGAGCTGCTTGGCAACATCTCAGAGAATCACTATAATTTCAAGCCAAAAGACCGCGAGACCTCATTTGGCACAATGGAGGACGTGAAGTCATTCAAGGTCTATTTCGACGGACAGGAAAAGGATCTTTTCCGCACGCTTTTCGGTACGGCAGGCATCACCCGCCATCTTGGTGATTCAACGCACGTCAAACTACTTTGGTCTGCTTTCCACACCAAAGAGCAGGAGCGATATGATATTCAAGGACAATACTGGCTGAACGACGCACAGAGTAGTGAGCAGCTCGGCGTAGGTACTTATGCAGAACACGCCCGCAACTATCTTACCGCTAACGTACAAAGCCTGAAGTTGATTTACAACCGCAGGTTGCGCCAACACGAGATTGAAGCTGGACTTACTTACAAATGGGAGCATATCAAAGAGCAGAGCAGAGAGTATGAGATGCGCGACTCCAGCGGATATTCCATACCCCATACAGGAAACCGTCTGGATATGATATATACCCTTTCGTCGAAAAACGACATCAAGTCCACCCGAACCGAAGGCTATATGCAGGACATCCTGCGCTGGCACCACAACGATACGCACTTCACACTGAACTACGGCGTGAGATTCGCAAACTGGTCATACAACAAGGAGACCATCCTGTCACCACGCGCCTCATTAGCTATCATACCTAGCTTCAACCAAGACATCACCTACCGATTTGCAACGGGTATCTATTATCAAGCTCCGTTCTACAAAGAGTTACGCGACACGACCACCACTGCGGGTATCACAGTCGTAACACTCAACAAGAACATCAAAAGCCAGCGCTCAGTGCAGTTTATGGCGGCAATGGATTATCAGTTCCAAATGAACCAGCGCCCATTCAAGTTTACGGCAGAGGCTTATTACAAAGTCTTGTCGAACCTGATTCCATACAACGTACAAAACGTAAAGATTACTTATTACGGAGAGAATCTGTGCTCCGGATATGCCGCAGGACTCGACCTGAAACTCTACGGAGAGTTCGTACCAGGCACCGACTCATGGATTTCATTCTCACTGATGCGCACCCAACAGAAGATGAACGGCCAATGGATATCCATTCCCACTGATCAGCGCTACGCCCTGAACTTGCACTTCACTGATTATTTCCCTGGCACCGAACGATGGAAGATGACTCTTAAACTGGCTTATGCCGACGGTTTACCTTTCGGTGCGCCCCACAGAGGATTGGAGGGACAGAATTTCCGTGCACCAGCCTATAAACGTGCAGACATAGGTATGAGCTACCTGGCATTTGATTCAAAAAATGCAGCAAAGGAATCTATATTCAAGAAGGTTTGGCTGGGTGTTGACTGCCTGAATCTCTTTGGCATTTCAAACGTCAACAGCTACTATTGGGTTACTGATGTTACAAATCGTCAATGGGCGGTTCCTAACTATTTAACAGGCAGACAGATAAACGGTAAAATCATTTTCGACCTTTAA
- a CDS encoding DUF4842 domain-containing protein: protein MKKLPLILFASAALFVNCTSHDNAAETSLPLNKDAIKENAKAFFGDIDPNQNWSSINQGRVTITADADMDAEIVKVQILTESPFLNSNAKVLNESKVQKGETVTLSYDAPNAYDKLIAACVDKNGTYYIQVFEPGQKKTVSFGTRSKRATPINEAPTFNSITLRSFKSFNALRAEAAEAGELKIDGKLYTDIWQNSNWENEMMWEPTLANTNNLNKGWKMYTEDKGCIYRELDELADEELENVKAIVNAFIYKYANDQYSVNGKKNNARTIRNSEYFEVSNNYLETTGEEAVTLIPIQAYTTEFKMNQIFYYYFKESEIEGMDSVEQVNYIKQLPKFKAIQIEKIETTQEATNGVFFRRTEFLLPFYGENPKANLVDGSNAASAVFPAGYKVGFLNMKKNSKNPNINVKENGCTYGDGRLNYCVNHIANHYLSAMDVSLGGKAKDGMDWQDPRIALFTANNKTYMCFEDGSDCNFSDMIIEIGGGLKKVNEKPQPELESYSMCFEDEPETADYDMNDVVLQVVRTNSTTLQVSVIALGGYDQVVLQGIGGPLENKELHQFFGIEAGSKYINTQKNAEKITPKSFTYTIDEDQSVEEFLKNVSIKNLKTNQIISMPADGEPPYAVIVPNYFQYPLEKTSIADAYPDFIDWAHDRNAKTNWYLNEDSEKVYTRVK from the coding sequence ATGAAAAAGTTACCATTAATTCTTTTTGCATCGGCAGCACTGTTTGTGAATTGTACTAGCCACGACAATGCCGCAGAGACAAGTCTTCCACTTAACAAAGATGCTATCAAAGAGAATGCGAAAGCTTTCTTTGGAGACATTGACCCCAATCAGAATTGGAGTTCAATCAATCAAGGTCGCGTTACCATTACGGCTGATGCCGATATGGATGCAGAAATTGTAAAGGTACAGATTCTGACTGAGTCACCTTTCCTTAACAGCAATGCAAAGGTACTGAACGAAAGCAAGGTTCAGAAAGGCGAAACCGTCACACTGAGCTATGACGCTCCCAATGCTTACGACAAGCTCATTGCTGCCTGCGTTGACAAGAATGGCACCTACTACATTCAGGTATTCGAGCCTGGTCAGAAGAAAACCGTATCTTTCGGCACTCGCTCTAAGCGTGCTACCCCCATCAACGAAGCACCTACATTCAACTCTATCACATTGAGATCATTTAAGTCTTTCAATGCACTCCGTGCTGAAGCTGCCGAAGCTGGCGAATTAAAAATTGACGGAAAGCTTTATACTGATATTTGGCAGAATTCAAACTGGGAAAACGAGATGATGTGGGAGCCCACTTTGGCCAACACCAACAATTTGAACAAGGGATGGAAGATGTACACAGAAGACAAGGGATGCATATACAGAGAGTTGGACGAACTTGCAGACGAAGAACTGGAGAATGTAAAAGCCATTGTCAATGCCTTCATCTACAAATATGCCAACGACCAATATTCTGTTAATGGCAAGAAGAATAACGCCCGCACCATTCGTAATAGCGAATACTTCGAAGTCAGCAACAACTATTTGGAGACCACTGGTGAGGAAGCAGTTACACTGATTCCTATCCAGGCTTACACCACTGAGTTCAAGATGAACCAGATATTCTATTACTATTTCAAAGAGTCTGAAATTGAAGGAATGGATTCTGTTGAGCAGGTGAACTACATCAAACAGCTTCCCAAGTTCAAGGCTATCCAGATTGAGAAGATTGAAACAACTCAAGAGGCAACTAACGGTGTATTCTTTAGAAGAACCGAATTCCTGTTGCCATTCTACGGTGAGAATCCTAAAGCGAACTTGGTTGATGGCAGTAACGCAGCAAGCGCTGTGTTCCCCGCAGGCTACAAAGTTGGCTTCCTTAACATGAAGAAGAACAGCAAGAACCCCAATATTAACGTAAAGGAAAACGGTTGTACTTATGGTGATGGTCGTCTGAACTACTGCGTTAACCACATCGCAAACCACTATCTCAGCGCTATGGACGTATCTCTTGGCGGCAAGGCTAAGGATGGTATGGATTGGCAAGATCCACGTATTGCCCTGTTCACAGCCAACAATAAGACTTACATGTGCTTTGAAGATGGTTCTGACTGTAACTTCAGTGACATGATTATCGAAATTGGCGGTGGTCTGAAGAAAGTCAACGAGAAGCCACAGCCTGAGTTGGAAAGCTACTCTATGTGCTTCGAGGACGAACCTGAGACAGCCGACTATGACATGAACGACGTAGTGCTGCAGGTTGTTCGCACCAATAGCACAACCCTTCAGGTTAGTGTTATAGCTCTTGGAGGTTACGACCAGGTTGTTCTGCAGGGAATCGGTGGTCCTTTGGAGAACAAAGAGCTCCACCAGTTCTTTGGCATTGAGGCTGGTTCTAAGTATATCAACACACAAAAGAACGCCGAGAAGATTACTCCGAAGTCATTCACATATACGATTGACGAAGACCAAAGCGTAGAGGAATTCCTCAAGAACGTGTCTATCAAGAATCTGAAAACTAATCAGATTATTTCTATGCCCGCAGACGGTGAGCCACCCTATGCAGTTATCGTACCCAACTACTTCCAGTATCCTCTGGAGAAGACCAGCATTGCCGACGCATATCCTGACTTCATTGATTGGGCACACGACAGAAATGCCAAGACTAATTGGTATCTTAACGAAGATTCTGAGAAAGTTTACACAAGAGTGAAATAA
- the mce gene encoding methylmalonyl-CoA epimerase: MKISHIEHLGIAVQSIEESLPFFTDVLGLECYATEVVEDQKVKTAFLKCGEVKLELLEPTSPESTIQKWLDKGNKGVHHVAFCIEDGVANSLAEVSEKGVRLIDEKPRKGAEGLNIAFLHPKSTCGILTELCEH; encoded by the coding sequence ATGAAGATTTCACACATTGAGCATCTGGGCATTGCCGTCCAGAGCATCGAGGAGAGCCTGCCGTTCTTTACTGACGTGCTGGGCCTGGAGTGTTATGCAACAGAAGTTGTTGAAGACCAGAAAGTGAAGACTGCTTTCTTGAAGTGCGGTGAGGTTAAGCTTGAACTGCTTGAGCCCACAAGCCCTGAAAGCACAATTCAAAAGTGGCTTGATAAAGGCAACAAGGGTGTTCATCATGTAGCATTCTGCATTGAGGATGGTGTAGCTAACTCACTGGCAGAAGTCAGCGAAAAGGGCGTTCGCCTCATTGACGAGAAGCCTCGCAAGGGTGCCGAGGGTCTGAACATCGCATTCCTGCACCCCAAATCAACCTGTGGAATACTTACAGAACTCTGCGAACATTAA
- a CDS encoding acyl-CoA carboxylase subunit beta — MSKQLEKIKQLIEKREQARLGGGEKAIQKQHERGKYTARERIDMILDPGSFEEYDMFKEHRCHNFGMEKKQFLGDGVVAGSGTIDGRLVYIFAQDFTVHAGSLSETMSQKICKVMDMAMKMGAPVIGINDSGGARIQEGINSLAGFAEIFERNILASGVIPQISGIFGPCAGGSVYSPALTDFTLMMEGTSYMFLTGPKVVKTVTGEDIDQEHLGGASVHATKSGVTHFTAKTEEEGLQMIKTLLSYIPSNNMERAPMKQCTDPINRMEDSLNEIIPENPNEAYDMYKVIGAVVDDGEFFEVQPKFAKNIIVGFARFNGQSVGIVANQPSCYAGVLDVNASRKGARFVRFCDAFNIPIVSFVDVPGFLPGTGQEYNAVILHGAQLLYAYGEATVPKITVTLRKSYGGSHIVMGSKQLHTDLNYAWPSAEIAVMGASGAAAVLYAKEAKAKKEAGEDVKAFIAEKEEEYNELFANPYQAAKYGYIDDVIEPRNTRFRICRGLAQLATKRDALPPKKHGNIPM; from the coding sequence ATGAGCAAACAATTAGAAAAAATCAAGCAACTCATCGAGAAGCGCGAACAGGCCCGTCTCGGTGGTGGAGAGAAAGCTATCCAGAAGCAGCACGAGCGTGGAAAGTACACAGCTCGTGAGCGTATTGACATGATCCTTGATCCAGGTTCATTTGAAGAATACGATATGTTTAAGGAGCACCGTTGCCACAACTTCGGCATGGAGAAGAAGCAGTTCCTTGGCGATGGTGTTGTTGCAGGTAGCGGTACTATCGACGGCCGTTTGGTTTACATCTTTGCACAGGACTTCACCGTTCATGCAGGTTCTCTTTCTGAGACCATGAGCCAGAAGATCTGTAAGGTGATGGACATGGCCATGAAGATGGGCGCACCTGTTATCGGTATCAACGACTCAGGTGGTGCACGTATTCAGGAAGGTATCAACTCTCTGGCAGGCTTCGCCGAGATTTTCGAGCGTAATATTCTGGCATCAGGTGTTATCCCCCAGATTAGCGGTATCTTCGGTCCTTGTGCTGGTGGTTCTGTTTACAGCCCAGCTTTGACCGACTTCACCCTGATGATGGAAGGCACATCATATATGTTCCTTACAGGTCCAAAGGTTGTTAAGACCGTTACTGGTGAGGATATTGACCAGGAGCATCTGGGTGGTGCCAGCGTTCACGCAACGAAATCTGGTGTAACCCACTTCACTGCTAAGACTGAGGAAGAGGGACTGCAGATGATTAAGACTCTGCTCTCTTATATCCCATCAAACAACATGGAGCGTGCTCCTATGAAGCAGTGCACCGACCCCATCAACCGTATGGAGGATAGCCTCAACGAGATTATTCCTGAGAACCCCAACGAGGCATACGATATGTACAAGGTTATCGGTGCTGTTGTTGACGATGGCGAGTTCTTCGAGGTACAGCCTAAGTTCGCTAAGAACATCATCGTAGGTTTCGCCCGCTTCAATGGTCAGAGCGTTGGTATCGTAGCCAACCAGCCTTCATGCTACGCTGGTGTGCTCGATGTAAACGCATCTCGTAAGGGTGCCCGTTTCGTTCGTTTCTGCGACGCCTTCAATATTCCTATTGTCAGCTTCGTTGACGTGCCCGGCTTCTTGCCTGGTACTGGTCAGGAGTACAATGCCGTTATCCTGCACGGTGCTCAGTTGCTTTATGCTTACGGTGAGGCTACTGTGCCCAAGATCACCGTTACCCTGCGTAAGTCATACGGTGGTTCACACATCGTGATGGGTTCTAAGCAGCTCCACACAGACCTGAACTACGCTTGGCCTTCAGCAGAGATTGCTGTGATGGGTGCTTCTGGTGCTGCTGCTGTGCTCTATGCTAAGGAAGCTAAGGCTAAGAAAGAAGCTGGCGAAGACGTTAAGGCATTCATCGCTGAGAAGGAAGAAGAGTACAACGAGCTCTTCGCTAATCCTTATCAGGCAGCCAAGTATGGCTATATCGATGATGTGATTGAGCCTCGTAATACCCGTTTCCGCATCTGCCGCGGTCTGGCTCAGCTTGCAACCAAGCGCGATGCCCTGCCTCCTAAGAAGCACGGTAACATCCCAATGTAA